One Littorina saxatilis isolate snail1 linkage group LG1, US_GU_Lsax_2.0, whole genome shotgun sequence genomic window carries:
- the LOC138947722 gene encoding general transcriptional corepressor trfA-like isoform X12, translating to MLKLTLLCLLFVSLWAKVSPRSVKTFREEENTHELRTPKCTCKTDPEKEKNTGGKTDPEKEKNTGGKTDPEKEKNTGGKTDLEKEKNPGGKTDPEKEKNPGGKTDFEKEMNTGGKTYPEKEKNTVSKTDFEKEMNTGGKTYPEKEMNTGGKTDPEKEMNTGGKTELEKEKNTVSKTDFEKEKNTGGITDLEKEKNTGGKTELEKEKNTVGKTDLEKEKNTGGITDPEKEKNTGGKTDPEKEMNTGGKTYPEKEKNTGGKTDPEKEKNTGGKTDPEKEKNTGGKTDHEKEKNTGSKTDHEKETNTGSITDPEKETNTGGKTDPEKEKNTGSKTDHEKEKNTGSKTDHEKETNTGSITDPEKEKNTGSITDPDKEKNTGGKTDPDKEKNTGGKTDPDKEKNTGGKTDPEKEKNTGGKTALEKEKNTGGKTDPEKEKNTGGKTDHEKETNTGSKTDHEKETNTGSITDPEKETNTGGKTDPEKEKNTGSITDPEKETNTGGKTDPDKEKNTGDKTDPDKEKNTEGKTDLEKEKNTEGKTDLEKEKNTGGITDPEKEKNTGGKTDPEEEKNTGGKTDPDKEENTGGKTDPEKETNTGSKTDLEKEKNTGGKTDLEKEKNTGGKTDNEKEKNTGGKTDPEKEKNTGGKTDPEKEKNTGGKTDPEKEKNTGGKTYPEKEKNTGGKTDHEKETNTGSKTDHEKEKNTGSITDPEKETNTGGKTDHEKETNTGSKTDHEKEKNTGSKTDHEKETNTGSKTDHEKEKNTGSITDPEKETNTGGKIDPDKEKNTGGKTDHEKNPNTGGKTDHEKKTNTESITYPEKEKNTGGKTDHEKEKNTGSKTNPEKEKNTGGKTDHEKETNTGSKTDHEKETNTGSITDPEKETNTGGKTDLEKEKNTGGKTDHEKEKNTGSITDPEKETKTGGKTDPDKEKNTGGKTDPEKEKNTGGKTDPEKEKNTGGKTDPEKEKNTGSKTDHEKKTNTGSITDPEKEKNTGGKTDPEKEKNTGGKTDPEKEKNTGGKTDPEKEKNTGGKTDPEKEKDPGGKTDHEKEKNPVGKTDPEKEKNTGGKTYPEKENNPGGKIYPEKETNTGVKTDHEKEKNPGGKTDLEKEKNTGGKTDLEKEKNTGGKTDPEKEKNTGGKTDPEKEKNTGEDFMRMNPESGVHSRDGCRARMNCATDKLPEGSDIVSVRLYHETASDQTRIHILLAEADDQSQMMFRDRVQLSNAGAFVSNNQAPVCPGTFFCMGTTTYFIYPVQEENLGKYMCETRVRKGSQTLLYVGWATLAFDKCCKACPYCSTQVGGVWADFGLWSPEPCKGCLQERRPERCLTKHCNGPEPIQRRRCSQDGVCDETDQIKIHTERVNADRCRVKIQCKVPPNVIVTSVQLFHVWGPKKAVKFTGLTDVDYTGNILLAEATAGVNGGRFTEMVFHPNGRVDPDIPSDTQLCSCTYNCREYYTYTFDTVNPANVGDYACVIHPRRGLDDFLFAARLGFADDCPRPSKETVREEECEYHCIDTYMVEGHEKYIEYYCHKLCEMDEEGKGARVGLKHVSRDLHTL from the exons ATGCTGAAATTGACTTTACTATGTCTGCTTTTCGTTTCGCTTTGGGCTAAAGTTAGCCCTCGGagtgtgaaaacgtttagggaGGAAGAAAACACCCATGAGCTTAGAACGCCtaaatgtacatgtaaaactgaccccgagaaagaaaagaacactggaggtaaaactgaccccgagaaagaaaagaacactggaggtaaaactgaccccgagaaagaaaagaacactggaggtaaaactgacctcgagaaagaaaagaaccctggaggtaaaactgaccccgagaaagaaaagaaccctggaggtaaaactgacttcgagaaagaaatgaacactggaggtaaaacataccccgagaaagaaaagaacactgtAAGTAAAACTGACTTCGAGAAAGAAATgaacactggaggtaaaacATACCCCGAGAAAGAAATgaacactggaggtaaaacGGACCCCGAGAAAGAAATgaacactggaggtaaaactgagctcgagaaagaaaagaacactgtAAGTAAAACTGACttcgagaaagaaaagaacactggaGGTATAACTGACctcgagaaagaaaagaacactggaggtaaaactgagctcgagaaagaaaagaacactgtAGGTAAAACTGACctcgagaaagaaaagaacactggaggtataactgaccccgagaaagaaaagaacactggaggtaaaactgaccccgagaaagaaatgaacactggaggtaaaacataccccgagaaagaaaagaacactggaggtaaaactgaccccgagaaagaaaagaacactggaggtaaaactgaccccgagaaagaaaagaacactggaggtaaaactgaccatgagaaagaaaagaacactggaAGTAAAACTGACCATGAGAAAGAAACGAACACTGGAAGTATAACTGACCCCGAGAAAGAAACgaacactggaggtaaaactgaccccgagaaagaaaagaacactggaagtaaaactgaccatgagaaagaaaagaacactggaAGTAAAACTGACCATGAGAAAGAAACGAACACTGGAAGTATAACTGACcccgagaaagaaaagaacactggaAGTATAACTGACCCCgataaagaaaagaacactggaggtaaaactgaccccgataaagaaaagaacactggaggtaaaactgaccccgataaagaaaagaacactggag gtaaaactgaccccgagaaagaaaagaacactggaggtaaaactgccctcgagaaagaaaagaacactggaggtaaaactgaccccgagaaagaaaagaacactggaggtaaaactgaccATGAGAAAGAAACGAACACTGGAAGTAAAACTGACCATGAGAAAGAAACGAACACTGGAAGTATAACTGACCCCGAGAAAGAAACgaacactggaggtaaaactgaccccgagaaagaaaagaacactggaAGTATAACTGACCCCGAGAAAGAAACgaacactggaggtaaaactgaccccgataaagaaaagaacactggaGATAAAACTGACCCCgataaagaaaagaacactgAAGGTAAAACTGACctcgagaaagaaaagaacactgaAGGTAAAACTGACctcgagaaagaaaagaacactggaGGTATAACAGACcccgagaaagaaaagaacactggaggtaaaactgaccccgaggaagaaaagaacactggaggtaaaactgaccCCGATAAAGAAGAgaacactggaggtaaaactgaccCCGAGAAAGAAACGAACACTGGAAGTAAAACTGACctcgagaaagaaaagaacactggaggtaaaactgacctcgagaaagaaaagaacactggaggtaaaactgacaatgagaaagaaaagaacactggaggtaaaactgaccccgagaaagaaaagaacactggaggtaaaactgaccctgagaaagaaaagaacactggaggtaaaactgaccccgagaaagaaaagaacactggaggtaaaacataccccgagaaagaaaagaacactggaggtaaaactgaccATGAGAAAGAAACGAACACTGGAAGTAAAACTGACcatgagaaagaaaagaacactggaAGTATAACTGACCCCGAGAAAGAAACgaacactggaggtaaaactgaccATGAGAAAGAAACGAACACTGGAAGTAAAACTGACcatgagaaagaaaagaacactggaAGTAAAACTGACCATGAGAAAGAAACGAACACTGGAAGTAAAACTGACcatgagaaagaaaagaacactggaAGTATAACTGACCCTGAGAAAGAAACGAACACTGGAGGTAAAATTGACCCCgataaagaaaagaacactggaggtaaaactgaccATGAAAAAAACCCgaacactggaggtaaaactgaccatgagaaaaaaacaaacactgaaAGTATAACTTACcccgagaaagaaaagaacactggaggtaaaactgaccatgagaaagaaaagaacactggaAGTAAAACTAACcccgagaaagaaaagaacactggaggtaaaactgaccATGAGAAAGAAACGAACACTGGAAGTAAAACTGACCATGAGAAAGAAACGAACACTGGAAGTATAACTGACCCCGAGAAAGAAACgaacactggaggtaaaactgacctcgagaaagaaaagaacactggaggtaaaactgaccatgagaaagaaaagaacactggaAGTATAACTGACCCCGAGAAAGAAACGAAAactggaggtaaaactgaccccgataaagaaaagaacactggaggtaaaactgaccccgagaaagaaaagaacactggaggtaaaactgaccccgagaaagaaaagaacactggaggtaaaactgaccccgagaaagaaaagaacactggaAGTAAAACTGACCATGAGAAAAAAACGAACACTGGAAGTATAACTGACcccgagaaagaaaagaacactggaggtaaaactgaccccgagaaagaaaagaacactggaggtaaaactgaccccgagaaagaaaagaacactggaggtaaaactgaccccgaaaaagaaaagaacactggaggtaaaactgaccCCGAGAAAGAAAAGGACCctggaggtaaaactgaccatgagaaagaaaagaaccctgtaggtaaaactgaccccgagaaagaaaagaacactggaggtaaaacATACCCCGAGAAAGAAAATAACCCTGGAGGTAAAATATACCCCGAGAAAGAAACGAACACTGGAGTTAAAACTGACcatgagaaagaaaagaaccctggaggtaaaactgacctcgagaaagaaaagaacactggaggtaaaactgacctcgagaaagaaaagaacactggaggtaaaactgaccccgagaaagaaaagaacactggaggtaaaactgaccccgagaaagaaaagaacactggag AAGACTTCATGAGAATGAACCCAGAAAGTGGCGTTCACAGTCGCGATGGCTGTCGTGCCAGAATGAACTGTGCTACGGACAAACTGCCAGAGGGTTCGGACATTGTGTCCGTCAGACTGTACCACGAGACGGCGAGTGACCAGACCAGGATCCACATACTTCTGGCCGAGGCAGATGACCAGTCCCAGATGATGTTTCGTGACCGTGTCCAGTTGTCCAACGCCGGGGCTTTTGTTTCTAACAACCAGGCGCCAGTGTGTCCGGGGACGTTTTTCTGTATGGGTACCACAACCTACTTCATTTACCCG GTCCAAGAGGAGAACCTAGGTAAATATATGTGCGAGACGCGCGTGAGGAAAGGGAGCCAGACGTTGCTCTACGTGGGTTGGGCTACCCTCGCTTTTGATAAATGCTGTAAAGCCTGCCCCTACTGCAGCACGCAAg TGGGCGGGGTGTGGGCCGATTTTGGTCTCTGGTCACCGGAGCCGTGCAAGGGATGTTTACAGGAGCGTCGACCCGAACGTTGTCTGACCAAACACTGCAATGGCCCTGAACCCATCCAGAGACGTCGCTGCTCTCAGGACGGTGTGTGCGACGAGACAG ATCAGATCAAAATCCACACGGAACGTGTCAACGCGGATCGTTGTCGCGTAAAGATACAGTGCAAGGTTCCTCCAAATGTCATCGTGACATCTGTGCAACTGTTTCACGTGTGGGGGCCCAAGAAGGCTGTCAAGTTCACAGGCTTAACGGATGTAGATTACACGGGGAACATTCTTCTAGCGGAGGCGACGGCGGGGGTCAACGGAGGAAG ATTCACAGAGATGGTTTTTCATCCTAACGGGAGAGTCGACCCGGACATTCCCAGCGATACTCAACTGTGTTCCTGCACGTACAACTGCAGGGAATACTACACCTACACTTTTGACACT gTCAACCCGGCCAATGTAGGTGATTATGCATGCGTCATACACCCGAGACGGGGCCTTGATGACTTCCTCTTCGCGGCCAGGCTGGGTTTCGCTGACGACTGCCCAAGGCCAAGCAAAG AAACTGTCAGGGAGGAGGAATGCGAATATCACTGCATTGAC ACATACATGGTGGAAGGCCACGAGAAGTACATCGAGTACTACTGCCACAAACTTTGCGAGATGGACGAGGAGGGCAAAGGAGCTAGGGTTGGCCTGAAACATGTGTCTCGCGATCTGCACACATTATAA
- the LOC138947722 gene encoding dentin sialophosphoprotein-like isoform X2 — protein sequence MLKLTLLCLLFVSLWAKVSPRSVKTFREEENTHELRTPKCTCKTDPEKEKNTGGKTDPEKEKNTGGKTDPEKEKNTGGKTDLEKEKNPGGKTDPEKEKNPGGKTDFEKEMNTGGKTYPEKEKNTVSKTDFEKEMNTGGKTYPEKEMNTGGKTDPEKEMNTGGKTELEKEKNTVSKTDFEKEKNTGGITDLEKEKNTGGKTELEKEKNTVGKTDLEKEKNTGGITDPEKEKNTGGKTDPEKEMNTGGKTYPEKEKNTGGKTDPEKEKNTGGKTDPEKEKNTGGKTDHEKEKNTGSKTDHEKETNTGSITDPEKETNTGGKTDPEKEKNTGSKTDHEKEKNTGSKTDHEKETNTGSITDPEKEKNTGSITDPDKEKNTGGKTDPDKEKNTGGKTDPDKEKNTGGKTDHEKKTNTGGKTDHEKKTNTGSITYPEKEKNTGGKTDHEKEKNTGGKTDPEKEKNTGGKTALEKEKNTGGKTDPEKEKNTGGKTDHEKETNTGSKTDHEKETNTGSITDPEKETNTGGKTDPEKEKNTGSITDPEKETNTGGKTDPDKEKNTGDKTDPDKEKNTEGKTDLEKEKNTEGKTDLEKEKNTGGITDPEKEKNTGGKTDPEEEKNTGGKTDPDKEENTGGKTDPEKETNTGSKTDLEKEKNTGGKTDLEKEKNTGGKTDNEKEKNTGGKTDPEKEKNTGGKTDPEKEKNTGGKTDPEKEKNTGGKTYPEKEKNTGGKTDHEKETNTGSKTDHEKEKNTGSITDPEKETNTGGKTDHEKETNTGSKTDHEKEKNTGSKTDHEKETNTGSKTDHEKEKNTGSITDPEKETNTGGKIDPDKEKNTGGKTDHEKNPNTGGKTDHEKKTNTESITYPEKEKNTGGKTDHEKEKNTGSKTNPEKEKNTGGKTDHEKETNTGSKTDHEKETNTGSITDPEKETNTGGKTDLEKEKNTGGKTDHEKEKNTGSITDPEKETKTGGKTDPDKEKNTGGKTDPEKEKNTGGKTDPEKEKNTGGKTDPEKEKNTGSKTDHEKKTNTGSITDPEKEKNTGGKTDPEKEKNTGGKTDPEKEKNTGGKTDPEKEKNTGGKTDPEKEKDPGGKTDHEKEKNPVGKTDPEKEKNTGGKTYPEKENNPGGKIYPEKETNTGVKTDHEKEKNPGGKTDLEKEKNTGGKTDLEKEKNTGGKTDPEKEKNTGGKTDPEKEKNTGDFMRMNPESGVHSRDGCRARMNCATDKLPEGSDIVSVRLYHETASDQTRIHILLAEADDQSQMMFRDRVQLSNAGAFVSNNQAPVCPGTFFCMGTTTYFIYPVQEENLGKYMCETRVRKGSQTLLYVGWATLAFDKCCKACPYCSTQVGGVWADFGLWSPEPCKGCLQERRPERCLTKHCNGPEPIQRRRCSQDGVCDETDQIKIHTERVNADRCRVKIQCKVPPNVIVTSVQLFHVWGPKKAVKFTGLTDVDYTGNILLAEATAGVNGGRFTEMVFHPNGRVDPDIPSDTQLCSCTYNCREYYTYTFDTVNPANVGDYACVIHPRRGLDDFLFAARLGFADDCPRPSKETVREEECEYHCIDTYMVEGHEKYIEYYCHKLCEMDEEGKGARVGLKHVSRDLHTL from the exons ATGCTGAAATTGACTTTACTATGTCTGCTTTTCGTTTCGCTTTGGGCTAAAGTTAGCCCTCGGagtgtgaaaacgtttagggaGGAAGAAAACACCCATGAGCTTAGAACGCCtaaatgtacatgtaaaactgaccccgagaaagaaaagaacactggaggtaaaactgaccccgagaaagaaaagaacactggaggtaaaactgaccccgagaaagaaaagaacactggaggtaaaactgacctcgagaaagaaaagaaccctggaggtaaaactgaccccgagaaagaaaagaaccctggaggtaaaactgacttcgagaaagaaatgaacactggaggtaaaacataccccgagaaagaaaagaacactgtAAGTAAAACTGACTTCGAGAAAGAAATgaacactggaggtaaaacATACCCCGAGAAAGAAATgaacactggaggtaaaacGGACCCCGAGAAAGAAATgaacactggaggtaaaactgagctcgagaaagaaaagaacactgtAAGTAAAACTGACttcgagaaagaaaagaacactggaGGTATAACTGACctcgagaaagaaaagaacactggaggtaaaactgagctcgagaaagaaaagaacactgtAGGTAAAACTGACctcgagaaagaaaagaacactggaggtataactgaccccgagaaagaaaagaacactggaggtaaaactgaccccgagaaagaaatgaacactggaggtaaaacataccccgagaaagaaaagaacactggaggtaaaactgaccccgagaaagaaaagaacactggaggtaaaactgaccccgagaaagaaaagaacactggaggtaaaactgaccatgagaaagaaaagaacactggaAGTAAAACTGACCATGAGAAAGAAACGAACACTGGAAGTATAACTGACCCCGAGAAAGAAACgaacactggaggtaaaactgaccccgagaaagaaaagaacactggaagtaaaactgaccatgagaaagaaaagaacactggaAGTAAAACTGACCATGAGAAAGAAACGAACACTGGAAGTATAACTGACcccgagaaagaaaagaacactggaAGTATAACTGACCCCgataaagaaaagaacactggaggtaaaactgaccccgataaagaaaagaacactggaggtaaaactgaccccgataaagaaaagaacactggaggtaaaactgaccatgagaaaaaaacgaacactggaggtaaaactgaccATGAGAAAAAAACGAACACTGGAAGTATAACTTACcccgagaaagaaaagaacactggaggtaaaactgaccatgagaaagaaaagaacactggaggtaaaactgaccccgagaaagaaaagaacactggaggtaaaactgccctcgagaaagaaaagaacactggaggtaaaactgaccccgagaaagaaaagaacactggaggtaaaactgaccATGAGAAAGAAACGAACACTGGAAGTAAAACTGACCATGAGAAAGAAACGAACACTGGAAGTATAACTGACCCCGAGAAAGAAACgaacactggaggtaaaactgaccccgagaaagaaaagaacactggaAGTATAACTGACCCCGAGAAAGAAACgaacactggaggtaaaactgaccccgataaagaaaagaacactggaGATAAAACTGACCCCgataaagaaaagaacactgAAGGTAAAACTGACctcgagaaagaaaagaacactgaAGGTAAAACTGACctcgagaaagaaaagaacactggaGGTATAACAGACcccgagaaagaaaagaacactggaggtaaaactgaccccgaggaagaaaagaacactggaggtaaaactgaccCCGATAAAGAAGAgaacactggaggtaaaactgaccCCGAGAAAGAAACGAACACTGGAAGTAAAACTGACctcgagaaagaaaagaacactggaggtaaaactgacctcgagaaagaaaagaacactggaggtaaaactgacaatgagaaagaaaagaacactggaggtaaaactgaccccgagaaagaaaagaacactggaggtaaaactgaccctgagaaagaaaagaacactggaggtaaaactgaccccgagaaagaaaagaacactggaggtaaaacataccccgagaaagaaaagaacactggaggtaaaactgaccATGAGAAAGAAACGAACACTGGAAGTAAAACTGACcatgagaaagaaaagaacactggaAGTATAACTGACCCCGAGAAAGAAACgaacactggaggtaaaactgaccATGAGAAAGAAACGAACACTGGAAGTAAAACTGACcatgagaaagaaaagaacactggaAGTAAAACTGACCATGAGAAAGAAACGAACACTGGAAGTAAAACTGACcatgagaaagaaaagaacactggaAGTATAACTGACCCTGAGAAAGAAACGAACACTGGAGGTAAAATTGACCCCgataaagaaaagaacactggaggtaaaactgaccATGAAAAAAACCCgaacactggaggtaaaactgaccatgagaaaaaaacaaacactgaaAGTATAACTTACcccgagaaagaaaagaacactggaggtaaaactgaccatgagaaagaaaagaacactggaAGTAAAACTAACcccgagaaagaaaagaacactggaggtaaaactgaccATGAGAAAGAAACGAACACTGGAAGTAAAACTGACCATGAGAAAGAAACGAACACTGGAAGTATAACTGACCCCGAGAAAGAAACgaacactggaggtaaaactgacctcgagaaagaaaagaacactggaggtaaaactgaccatgagaaagaaaagaacactggaAGTATAACTGACCCCGAGAAAGAAACGAAAactggaggtaaaactgaccccgataaagaaaagaacactggaggtaaaactgaccccgagaaagaaaagaacactggaggtaaaactgaccccgagaaagaaaagaacactggaggtaaaactgaccccgagaaagaaaagaacactggaAGTAAAACTGACCATGAGAAAAAAACGAACACTGGAAGTATAACTGACcccgagaaagaaaagaacactggaggtaaaactgaccccgagaaagaaaagaacactggaggtaaaactgaccccgagaaagaaaagaacactggaggtaaaactgaccccgaaaaagaaaagaacactggaggtaaaactgaccCCGAGAAAGAAAAGGACCctggaggtaaaactgaccatgagaaagaaaagaaccctgtaggtaaaactgaccccgagaaagaaaagaacactggaggtaaaacATACCCCGAGAAAGAAAATAACCCTGGAGGTAAAATATACCCCGAGAAAGAAACGAACACTGGAGTTAAAACTGACcatgagaaagaaaagaaccctggaggtaaaactgacctcgagaaagaaaagaacactggaggtaaaactgacctcgagaaagaaaagaacactggaggtaaaactgaccccgagaaagaaaagaacactggaggtaaaactgaccccgagaaagaaaagaacactggag ACTTCATGAGAATGAACCCAGAAAGTGGCGTTCACAGTCGCGATGGCTGTCGTGCCAGAATGAACTGTGCTACGGACAAACTGCCAGAGGGTTCGGACATTGTGTCCGTCAGACTGTACCACGAGACGGCGAGTGACCAGACCAGGATCCACATACTTCTGGCCGAGGCAGATGACCAGTCCCAGATGATGTTTCGTGACCGTGTCCAGTTGTCCAACGCCGGGGCTTTTGTTTCTAACAACCAGGCGCCAGTGTGTCCGGGGACGTTTTTCTGTATGGGTACCACAACCTACTTCATTTACCCG GTCCAAGAGGAGAACCTAGGTAAATATATGTGCGAGACGCGCGTGAGGAAAGGGAGCCAGACGTTGCTCTACGTGGGTTGGGCTACCCTCGCTTTTGATAAATGCTGTAAAGCCTGCCCCTACTGCAGCACGCAAg TGGGCGGGGTGTGGGCCGATTTTGGTCTCTGGTCACCGGAGCCGTGCAAGGGATGTTTACAGGAGCGTCGACCCGAACGTTGTCTGACCAAACACTGCAATGGCCCTGAACCCATCCAGAGACGTCGCTGCTCTCAGGACGGTGTGTGCGACGAGACAG ATCAGATCAAAATCCACACGGAACGTGTCAACGCGGATCGTTGTCGCGTAAAGATACAGTGCAAGGTTCCTCCAAATGTCATCGTGACATCTGTGCAACTGTTTCACGTGTGGGGGCCCAAGAAGGCTGTCAAGTTCACAGGCTTAACGGATGTAGATTACACGGGGAACATTCTTCTAGCGGAGGCGACGGCGGGGGTCAACGGAGGAAG ATTCACAGAGATGGTTTTTCATCCTAACGGGAGAGTCGACCCGGACATTCCCAGCGATACTCAACTGTGTTCCTGCACGTACAACTGCAGGGAATACTACACCTACACTTTTGACACT gTCAACCCGGCCAATGTAGGTGATTATGCATGCGTCATACACCCGAGACGGGGCCTTGATGACTTCCTCTTCGCGGCCAGGCTGGGTTTCGCTGACGACTGCCCAAGGCCAAGCAAAG AAACTGTCAGGGAGGAGGAATGCGAATATCACTGCATTGAC ACATACATGGTGGAAGGCCACGAGAAGTACATCGAGTACTACTGCCACAAACTTTGCGAGATGGACGAGGAGGGCAAAGGAGCTAGGGTTGGCCTGAAACATGTGTCTCGCGATCTGCACACATTATAA